A stretch of the Balneola vulgaris DSM 17893 genome encodes the following:
- the aroB gene encoding 3-dehydroquinate synthase, with translation MCNQITLNINHSEQYSIHTGYDLRAELFDYLGAQFTTRKSILIVDENVNKLHANYFVDAVNKHFDQVITYVVPEGEHSKSLEHFEKILDLVLESGVDRKTPVLAVGGGVVGDLAGFVAASCLRGLPLIHIPTTLLAMVDSSIGGKTGINHTVGKNLIGAFYQPKAVFADLKFLETLSEQQWIIGLSEVIKYAMIRDASLFDLLDETSFKVSATDYKGWEQIIHRSAHIKVDVVAEDVKEAGIREFLNFGHTFAHVIERVGNYKQYSHGEAVFMGMWAAVYVSQKLGHPINHSNLSTFRPLYTSKLQVSNTPSELTALMLHDKKVSDGVVKLVLVSELEKPFTKLFKDTKLIDEAWAYTLEEFN, from the coding sequence ATGTGTAATCAAATAACTCTGAATATTAATCATTCAGAGCAATATTCTATTCATACAGGATATGATCTTCGAGCCGAACTATTTGATTATTTAGGGGCGCAATTCACTACTCGAAAATCCATTTTAATTGTAGATGAAAACGTTAATAAGCTGCACGCTAATTACTTTGTAGACGCAGTAAACAAGCATTTTGATCAGGTTATCACATATGTAGTTCCTGAAGGGGAACATAGTAAGAGCTTAGAGCATTTTGAAAAAATACTCGACTTGGTTCTGGAATCTGGAGTTGATCGTAAAACCCCTGTATTAGCGGTAGGTGGTGGTGTTGTGGGAGATTTGGCGGGCTTTGTTGCCGCTTCTTGTTTGCGTGGACTTCCCCTCATTCATATACCAACTACCTTATTGGCTATGGTTGATAGCTCAATAGGAGGTAAAACTGGAATTAATCATACCGTGGGTAAAAACCTCATTGGTGCTTTCTATCAGCCTAAAGCTGTATTTGCTGATTTAAAATTTCTAGAAACCCTATCAGAGCAGCAATGGATTATTGGCTTAAGTGAAGTGATTAAGTATGCAATGATAAGGGATGCATCCTTGTTTGATTTACTCGATGAGACATCATTTAAGGTTTCAGCAACGGATTATAAAGGCTGGGAACAAATCATTCATAGAAGTGCTCATATAAAAGTTGATGTTGTAGCAGAAGATGTAAAGGAAGCCGGTATTCGAGAGTTTTTAAATTTTGGGCACACATTTGCTCATGTTATAGAGCGGGTAGGTAACTACAAACAGTATTCGCATGGTGAAGCTGTGTTTATGGGAATGTGGGCTGCGGTTTATGTTTCACAAAAATTAGGCCACCCCATCAATCACTCAAATTTATCTACTTTCCGACCGTTGTATACATCAAAGTTACAGGTATCAAATACACCAAGTGAGCTTACGGCTTTAATGCTGCATGATAAAAAAGTAAGTGATGGGGTAGTAAAACTTGTATTGGTGAGTGAGCTTGAAAAGCCTTTTACAAAATTATTTAAGGACACTAAGCTTATTGATGAAGCTTGGGCATACACTTTAGAGGAATTCAATTAG